In Phyllopteryx taeniolatus isolate TA_2022b chromosome 6, UOR_Ptae_1.2, whole genome shotgun sequence, one genomic interval encodes:
- the fabp10a gene encoding fatty acid-binding protein 10-A, liver basic, whose product MSGMGEILPTLLSFTSLTARLSLLLVNMDFNGTWQVYAQENYEAFLKAMELPDEVIKMAKDIKPVTEITQKGKDFVVTSKTPGKTVTNSFTIGKEADITTMDGKKLKCVVNMEGGKLVCNTGKFCHVQEIKGGEMIETLSMGSVTLVRKSKKM is encoded by the exons ATGAGCGGGATGGGGGAAATTCTCCCCACACTGTTGAGCTTCACTTCCCTCACTGCCCGTCTCAGCCTCCTATTGGTCAACATGGACTTCAATGGGACATGGCAGGTCTACGCCCAGGAGAACTATGAGGCCTTCCTCAAGGCCATGG AACTCCCCGATGAGGTCATCAAGATGGCCAAGGACATCAAGCCTGTGACGGAGATCACGCAGAAGGGCAAGGACTTCGTGGTGACCTCCAAGACGCCCGGGAAGACCGTGACCAACTCCTTTACTATCGGCAAGGAGGCTGACATCACCACCATGGACGGCAAGAAGCTCAAG TGCGTTGTCAACATGGAGGGCGGCAAGTTGGTCTGCAACACCGGCAAGTTCTGCCACGTCCAGGAGATCAAAGGAGGCGAAATGATCGAG ACTCTGAGCATGGGCTCTGTAACTCTCGTCAGGAAGAGCAAGAAAATGTGA